Proteins found in one Venturia canescens isolate UGA chromosome 8, ASM1945775v1, whole genome shotgun sequence genomic segment:
- the LOC122414593 gene encoding uncharacterized protein, whose amino-acid sequence MADEALPTPTAVKERSGISVTPIMAKILEVILAIFIIGLIVDPLNSFRRIVNRPYLKLDDVAIIYITVAGYLIINTLFIISHALGDKIPKRMSIMFSSLGSLLHIVAGSVLVHNWRKRMNQFIDYQNNAIHMSKQYNDMLISASVFTFLNAAVFAFDIFLSMRYS is encoded by the exons ATGGCCGACGAAGCTCTACCCACGCCGACCGCGGTGAAGGAACGTTCGGGGATCTCGGTGACTCCGATCATGGCAAAAATCCTCGAAGTC attctcGCAATCTTCATAATCGGCCTGATAGTCGATCCCCTAAATTCATTCCGTCGTATAGTCAACCGTCCGTACCTGAAGCTCGACGACGTTGCCATCATTTACATCACAGTCGCTGGTTATTTGATCATCAACACGCTCTTCATCATCAGCCATGCGTTGGGTGACAAAATACCCAAAAGAATG TCGATAATGTTCTCCTCGCTGGGATCGCTTCTCCACATCGTGGCTGGAAGTGTCTTGGTCCACAACTGGCGAAAGCGGATGAACCAATTCATCGACTATCAAAATAATGCGATACACATGAGCAAGCAGTACAACGATATGCTCATCTCAGCTTCGGTGTTCACGTTTCTCAACGCTGCGGTATTCGCTTTCGATATATTTCTCTCCATGAGATATTCGTAG